The following are encoded in a window of Staphylococcus piscifermentans genomic DNA:
- the dnaG gene encoding DNA primase, translated as MRIEQSVINEIKDKTDILDLVSEYVKLEKRGRNYIGLCPFHDEKTPSFTVSEDKQICHCFGCKKGGNVFQFTQEIKGVSFVEAVKELGERVNIKIDVNDSDAQNQIASDDLMMIKMHELMQDYYHYVLMKTVEGEEALDYLKSRGFTEELLNERKIGYAPDNSHFCHDFLQKKGYDIELAYEAGLLSRNEENFSYYDRFRDRIMFPLKNAQGRTVGYSGRTYKNQEPKYLNSPETPIFQKRKLLYNVDRARRTIRQKNELILLEGFMDVIKADQAGIKQVVASMGTQLSQEHVSFIKKLTSNVTLLFDGDFAGQEATLKTGQNLLQQGMNVFVVQMPSKMDPDEYIAKYGNDAFRAYLDHERKAFILYKVNLHKDEIEHNDMAYEKYLKEITDDISLMQSGILQKKVLQDVSELFKVSFDSLNNEVALHSPRYNDAKMPIPTFEKQQFTKKEDAERKLLKHFMFSKDVFLDYNKEIESDDFTNSHFKSIFNILHDYYSENEHYDLSTALLYSNQEADRETLISLENLLLNRNPYEYELQDYINIITDNRNGETSETLNEKLREAARIGDMELQKYYLEKIVNMNKNRMK; from the coding sequence TTGCGAATTGAACAATCAGTAATAAATGAAATTAAAGATAAAACAGATATATTAGATCTAGTAAGTGAATATGTGAAATTAGAAAAAAGAGGACGCAATTATATAGGTTTGTGTCCTTTTCATGATGAAAAAACACCTTCATTCACTGTTTCTGAAGATAAGCAAATCTGCCATTGTTTCGGTTGTAAAAAAGGAGGCAATGTTTTCCAGTTTACGCAAGAAATTAAAGGCGTTTCATTCGTGGAAGCTGTTAAAGAGCTGGGAGAAAGGGTAAATATAAAAATAGACGTCAATGATTCCGATGCTCAAAACCAAATTGCTTCTGATGACTTGATGATGATTAAAATGCATGAGTTGATGCAAGATTATTATCATTATGTTCTTATGAAAACTGTTGAAGGAGAGGAAGCGTTAGATTATTTAAAATCTAGGGGATTTACAGAAGAATTACTAAATGAAAGAAAAATTGGTTACGCACCTGATAACTCTCATTTCTGCCATGACTTCTTACAGAAAAAAGGTTACGATATCGAACTTGCATATGAAGCAGGATTGCTTTCCAGAAACGAAGAAAACTTCAGTTATTATGATCGATTTAGAGATCGCATCATGTTCCCTCTAAAAAATGCTCAAGGGCGTACAGTAGGCTATTCTGGACGGACATACAAAAATCAAGAGCCGAAATATTTAAATAGCCCGGAAACCCCAATATTTCAAAAAAGAAAATTACTGTATAACGTTGATAGAGCGAGAAGAACGATTCGTCAAAAAAACGAACTCATTTTACTTGAAGGATTCATGGATGTTATTAAAGCTGACCAAGCAGGTATAAAGCAAGTAGTAGCGAGCATGGGCACACAACTTTCGCAAGAACATGTATCTTTTATAAAGAAATTAACTTCAAATGTAACTTTATTGTTTGATGGAGACTTTGCAGGGCAAGAAGCTACTTTGAAAACAGGACAGAATTTATTGCAACAAGGTATGAATGTATTTGTTGTACAGATGCCGTCAAAAATGGATCCAGATGAATATATTGCTAAATATGGTAATGACGCCTTCAGAGCATATTTAGATCACGAAAGAAAAGCTTTCATTTTATATAAAGTGAATTTGCATAAAGATGAAATTGAACATAATGATATGGCATATGAAAAATATTTAAAAGAGATTACAGATGATATTTCACTAATGCAATCAGGCATTTTACAAAAAAAAGTATTGCAAGACGTTTCTGAATTGTTTAAAGTAAGTTTTGATAGTCTAAATAATGAAGTGGCTCTGCATTCTCCTCGATATAATGATGCGAAAATGCCAATTCCAACTTTCGAAAAACAACAGTTCACTAAAAAGGAAGATGCTGAGCGTAAATTACTAAAACATTTCATGTTTAGCAAAGATGTTTTTTTGGATTACAATAAAGAAATTGAATCAGATGACTTTACAAATAGTCATTTTAAGAGTATATTTAATATTTTGCACGACTATTATTCTGAAAATGAACATTATGATTTAAGTACTGCCTTATTATATAGTAATCAAGAAGCTGATAGAGAAACATTGATTTCACTTGAAAATCTTCTGTTAAATAGGAATCCCTACGAATATGAGCTACAAGATTACATTAATATCATCACTGACAATCGTAATGGAGAAACTTCAGAAACCCTGAATGAAAAGTTAAGAGAAGCAGCTCGCATTGGTGATATGGAGCTACAAAAATACTATTTAGAGAAAATAGTTAATATGAATAAGAATAGAATGAAATAA
- the rpoD gene encoding RNA polymerase sigma factor RpoD: MSENQVKVVKKQTIDPTLTLEDVKKQLLEKGKKEGHLSHEEIAEKLQNFEMDSDQMDEFFDQLNDNDINLVNEKDSSDTDEKLNPHDLSAPPGVKINDPVRMYLKEIGRVNLLNAQEEIELAKRIEQGDEVAKARLAEANLRLVVSIAKRYVGRGMLFLDLIQEGNMGLIKAVEKFDFSKGFKFSTYATWWIRQAITRAIADQARTIRIPVHMVETINKLIRVQRQLLQDLGRDPAPEEIGEEMDLPPEKVREILKIAQEPVSLETPIGEEDDSHLGDFIEDQEVQSPSDHAAYELLKEQLEDVLDTLTDREENVLRLRFGLDDGRTRTLEEVGKVFGVTRERIRQIEAKALRKLRHPSRSKRLKDFMD, encoded by the coding sequence ATGTCTGAAAACCAAGTGAAAGTAGTAAAAAAACAAACCATCGATCCGACATTGACTTTGGAAGATGTAAAAAAACAATTATTAGAAAAAGGTAAAAAAGAAGGTCATCTTAGTCACGAAGAAATAGCTGAAAAATTGCAGAATTTCGAAATGGATTCTGACCAAATGGATGAATTCTTTGACCAATTAAATGATAATGATATCAATCTTGTCAATGAAAAAGACAGCTCAGATACAGACGAAAAATTAAATCCTCACGATTTGAGTGCACCTCCAGGAGTAAAAATTAATGACCCTGTACGTATGTATTTGAAAGAAATTGGACGCGTTAATTTATTAAACGCTCAAGAAGAAATCGAATTAGCAAAACGTATTGAACAAGGCGATGAAGTTGCTAAAGCAAGACTAGCTGAAGCCAACTTACGTTTAGTAGTCAGTATTGCTAAAAGATATGTCGGCCGTGGAATGCTTTTCTTAGATTTAATCCAAGAAGGTAACATGGGCTTGATTAAAGCTGTTGAAAAGTTCGACTTCAGTAAGGGATTTAAGTTCTCGACATATGCTACATGGTGGATTCGTCAAGCGATTACACGTGCTATTGCTGACCAAGCACGTACGATTCGTATTCCAGTACACATGGTGGAAACAATTAATAAATTAATTCGTGTTCAAAGACAACTTCTTCAAGATTTAGGCAGAGACCCTGCTCCAGAAGAAATTGGGGAAGAAATGGACTTACCACCAGAAAAAGTACGTGAAATTTTAAAAATCGCTCAAGAACCCGTTTCTTTAGAAACTCCTATCGGCGAAGAAGACGACAGTCATTTAGGTGACTTTATCGAGGACCAAGAAGTTCAGAGCCCATCTGATCATGCCGCTTATGAACTATTAAAAGAACAATTAGAAGATGTTCTAGATACACTCACTGATAGAGAAGAAAATGTTCTAAGATTGCGTTTTGGTTTAGACGACGGAAGAACACGCACACTTGAAGAAGTCGGTAAAGTATTCGGCGTTACAAGAGAACGTATTCGTCAAATCGAAGCCAAAGCATTAAGAAAACTTAGACATCCTAGTCGCAGTAAACGACTCAAAGATTTCATGGACTAA
- a CDS encoding tRNA (adenine(22)-N(1))-methyltransferase, which yields MIALNQRLQAVSQYIKGPILADIGSDHAYLPIYAIQNELCQTVIAGEVVRGPFEAAHLNVEKYGLNQSIDVKLGNGLEVIEENNKVDSITICGMGGPLIASIIENGKSKLKNHPRLILQSNIQTYTLRKVLHRLNYHIIDEALIEEKGHIYEIVVAEFGSEDTDVYDLKFGPILLRQKSDLFFKKWNRELEALENIKSNLDSNKHSHRLSEINNEIKMIQEVLK from the coding sequence ATGATTGCACTTAATCAAAGGTTGCAAGCAGTCAGCCAATATATTAAAGGACCGATACTTGCAGATATTGGATCAGACCACGCTTACTTGCCGATTTATGCTATTCAAAACGAACTTTGCCAAACTGTTATTGCAGGAGAAGTTGTCAGAGGACCATTTGAAGCAGCTCATTTAAATGTCGAAAAATACGGGCTAAATCAAAGTATTGATGTTAAACTTGGCAATGGGCTAGAAGTTATTGAAGAAAATAATAAAGTAGACTCTATTACGATTTGCGGGATGGGCGGACCTCTTATCGCTTCAATTATTGAGAATGGCAAATCCAAATTAAAAAACCATCCACGTCTCATTTTACAGAGTAATATACAGACCTATACTCTAAGAAAAGTGCTACATCGACTTAATTATCATATTATTGATGAAGCACTCATTGAAGAGAAAGGACATATCTATGAAATCGTCGTTGCTGAATTTGGCAGCGAAGATACGGATGTATACGATTTGAAATTCGGTCCTATTCTATTAAGACAAAAAAGTGATTTATTCTTTAAAAAATGGAATAGAGAATTAGAAGCTTTGGAAAATATAAAAAGTAATCTAGACAGCAATAAACACAGCCACAGATTATCAGAGATTAATAACGAAATTAAAATGATTCAAGAGGTGTTAAAATGA
- a CDS encoding Nif3-like dinuclear metal center hexameric protein, with the protein MKTSELLNIINQHVPFSSAKEWDNVGLLIGDKEKEVTGILTTLDCTAEIVDEAINNNVNTIIAHHPLIFKGISNVNEGGYGTIIRRIIQHDIQLIALHTNLDVYQHGVNAMLAQTLGVNNTAILEPQFTNYYKVQVFIPKENAVDFKEKMSQAGFASEGNYEHCFFSTAGEGQFKPVGEANPHIGSLNEIESVSEIKIEFMIQNHQRHQAEYYINELHPYETPVYDFIPLTKQLDRGLGVIGSLKNQVTLKEFALKAKEALNLPSVRFTGNPNSLINTVAIIGGSGIGFEKDAINKGADVFVTGDIKHHDALDAKTDNINLVDINHYSEYVMKEGLKHLLQEWLNQPAFKIIASDLNTDPFSYV; encoded by the coding sequence ATGAAAACTTCAGAATTACTAAATATTATTAATCAGCACGTCCCTTTTTCATCAGCTAAAGAATGGGATAATGTAGGTTTGCTTATTGGAGATAAAGAAAAAGAAGTTACGGGAATTTTAACAACATTAGATTGTACAGCAGAAATCGTGGACGAAGCAATCAACAATAATGTCAATACGATAATTGCTCACCATCCGTTGATTTTTAAAGGTATCAGTAATGTTAACGAAGGTGGCTATGGAACTATCATAAGACGCATTATCCAACACGATATTCAGCTAATCGCACTCCACACAAATTTAGATGTATATCAACATGGTGTAAACGCAATGTTGGCTCAAACACTTGGTGTTAATAATACAGCCATCCTTGAACCTCAATTTACAAATTACTACAAAGTTCAAGTCTTTATTCCAAAGGAAAATGCTGTCGACTTTAAAGAAAAAATGAGTCAAGCTGGCTTTGCTTCAGAAGGCAATTATGAACATTGTTTCTTTTCAACTGCAGGCGAAGGACAATTCAAACCAGTAGGAGAAGCGAATCCTCATATTGGAAGTCTCAATGAGATAGAATCAGTGTCTGAAATTAAAATAGAATTTATGATTCAAAATCATCAACGTCATCAAGCTGAATACTATATTAATGAATTGCATCCTTACGAAACTCCAGTATACGATTTTATTCCTTTAACTAAACAGTTAGATAGAGGATTAGGAGTAATAGGTTCTTTAAAAAATCAAGTAACTTTAAAAGAGTTTGCGCTCAAAGCTAAAGAAGCTTTAAATTTGCCAAGTGTTAGATTTACAGGTAATCCTAATTCATTAATTAACACAGTCGCTATTATCGGCGGTTCTGGTATTGGTTTTGAAAAAGACGCTATTAATAAAGGCGCAGATGTTTTTGTTACAGGAGATATTAAACATCACGACGCACTTGATGCAAAAACAGATAATATTAATTTAGTTGATATTAATCACTATAGTGAATATGTTATGAAAGAAGGACTTAAGCACTTATTACAAGAATGGTTGAATCAACCAGCGTTTAAGATAATTGCTTCAGATTTAAATACAGATCCATTTAGCTACGTATAA
- a CDS encoding DEAD/DEAH box helicase, translated as MAKQHPFEQFDLDDQLIEAVSDLNFNQPTEIQQRVIPKILKGTSIIGQSQTGTGKSHAFLLPLMQSIDPSIQEPQAIVVAPTRELAQQLNNAAQHLAEFKKDVKVSLFIGGTDFERDKQRCNIQPQLVIGTPTRINDLSKDGTLHTHLANYLVVDEADLMIDLGLIEDVDHIAARLEDNANIAVFSATIPKSLHPFLNKYLNQPELIEVDNKTQNKKNIDFYLIPTKGAAKVDKTKSLIKILNPYLCIIFCNSRENADELAEELTADGLKIGMIHGGLSPRERKQQMKRIRNLDFQYVIASDLASRGIDIEGVSHVINFDVPKDIDFFTHRVGRTGRGQYKGEAFTLFTPDEEELINDIEEKGYHFEDVDIKNGEIVPIKAHNTRKTRQNKDDHLTTQVKRKIKRGNKKKVKPGYKKKFKKELENLKRQERKQYSKRKNKEQRKNR; from the coding sequence ATGGCCAAACAACATCCATTTGAACAATTTGATTTAGATGATCAGCTTATAGAAGCAGTCTCTGATTTAAATTTTAATCAGCCAACTGAAATCCAACAAAGAGTTATTCCCAAAATTTTAAAAGGGACAAGTATTATCGGACAATCTCAAACCGGTACAGGTAAATCACATGCATTTCTTTTACCATTAATGCAAAGTATTGATCCATCTATCCAAGAACCTCAAGCGATTGTAGTTGCACCAACAAGAGAATTGGCTCAACAGCTTAATAACGCGGCACAGCATTTAGCCGAATTTAAAAAGGATGTCAAAGTTTCTTTGTTTATCGGCGGTACTGACTTTGAAAGAGATAAACAGCGTTGCAATATACAACCGCAACTTGTAATTGGCACACCGACTAGAATTAACGATTTATCTAAAGATGGTACTTTGCATACACATTTAGCAAACTACTTAGTTGTTGATGAAGCTGACTTAATGATTGATTTAGGATTAATCGAAGATGTGGACCATATTGCTGCTCGATTAGAAGACAATGCGAATATCGCAGTATTCAGTGCAACGATACCTAAATCATTACATCCGTTTTTAAATAAATACTTGAATCAACCAGAATTAATTGAAGTCGATAATAAGACGCAAAATAAGAAAAATATTGACTTTTACCTAATACCAACAAAAGGTGCGGCGAAAGTTGATAAAACTAAGTCCTTAATAAAAATATTAAATCCTTATTTATGTATTATTTTTTGCAACAGCAGAGAAAATGCAGATGAGCTAGCAGAAGAACTTACAGCCGATGGATTGAAAATCGGTATGATTCATGGTGGATTATCCCCGCGTGAACGTAAGCAGCAAATGAAACGTATTAGAAATTTAGATTTCCAATATGTAATTGCAAGTGATTTAGCGTCAAGAGGTATCGATATTGAAGGAGTGAGTCATGTCATTAATTTTGATGTGCCTAAAGATATTGATTTCTTTACCCACCGTGTAGGACGAACTGGTAGAGGTCAATACAAAGGGGAAGCTTTCACGTTGTTCACGCCAGATGAAGAAGAACTGATAAATGACATCGAAGAAAAAGGCTATCATTTTGAAGATGTAGATATTAAAAATGGCGAAATCGTACCTATCAAAGCACATAACACTCGAAAAACGCGTCAAAACAAAGATGATCATTTAACAACTCAAGTTAAGCGTAAAATTAAACGTGGCAACAAGAAAAAAGTTAAACCAGGTTACAAGAAAAAGTTTAAAAAAGAATTAGAAAATTTAAAACGTCAAGAGCGTAAGCAATACAGCAAACGCAAAAATAAAGAACAACGTAAAAATAGATAA
- a CDS encoding deoxyribonuclease IV has protein sequence MLIGSHVSMNGKKMLQGSAEEAHRLNEKTFMIYTGAPQNTRRKAIEDLNIEAGHEAMKEYGLSNIVVHAPYIINIANTQKPHVFELGVDFLQKEIERTEAIGAKDIVLHPGSHVGAGSEAGIKKIIEGLNEVLTNENDVRIALETMAGKGSEVGRTFEELAQIIDGVNHNERLSICFDTCHTHDAGYKVKDDFDSVLEEFDKIIGLDRIKVLHVNDSKNEIGAHKDRHENIGFGHIGFDALNYIVHHEVFEDIPKILETPFVGEDKKNKRPPYKHEIEMLESQTFNPNMKEIIMAE, from the coding sequence GTGTTAATAGGTTCTCATGTTTCCATGAATGGCAAAAAAATGTTACAAGGCTCTGCAGAAGAAGCACATCGTTTAAATGAAAAGACATTTATGATATACACAGGCGCTCCTCAAAATACTCGACGTAAAGCAATTGAAGATTTGAATATCGAAGCTGGACATGAAGCAATGAAAGAATATGGCTTATCCAATATTGTTGTTCATGCGCCTTACATTATTAATATTGCTAATACACAAAAGCCGCATGTATTTGAGTTAGGTGTAGACTTTTTGCAAAAAGAAATTGAACGTACAGAAGCAATTGGTGCGAAAGATATTGTTTTACATCCTGGCTCACATGTTGGTGCAGGTTCAGAAGCAGGAATCAAGAAAATTATCGAAGGACTTAATGAAGTATTAACAAATGAGAATGACGTGCGTATTGCGTTAGAAACTATGGCTGGAAAAGGTTCAGAAGTCGGCAGAACCTTCGAAGAACTAGCACAAATTATTGATGGAGTAAACCATAACGAACGACTTTCTATTTGTTTTGATACTTGTCATACGCATGATGCTGGTTATAAAGTTAAAGATGATTTTGATTCTGTTTTAGAAGAATTTGATAAAATAATAGGATTAGATAGAATCAAAGTGTTACATGTAAATGACAGTAAAAATGAAATAGGCGCCCATAAAGACCGTCATGAGAATATTGGTTTCGGTCATATTGGATTTGATGCTTTAAACTACATCGTACATCATGAAGTGTTCGAAGATATTCCGAAAATCTTAGAGACACCGTTCGTAGGTGAAGATAAGAAAAACAAGCGACCTCCTTATAAACATGAAATTGAAATGTTAGAATCCCAAACATTTAATCCTAATATGAAAGAAATCATTATGGCTGAATAA
- a CDS encoding metal ABC transporter ATP-binding protein — MTTPVFELKNINYHFGTKQVLENINIKIYKGDFLAIVGPNGAGKSTLLKVMLGLLPLQTGEMYIDGIKYQRKASDLKISYVSQKASAFNAGFPASVKEVVLSGLTKKKHLFQWFNKKDVQKVKDILKRLNIEFLLHKNIAELSGGQQQRVLIARALISNPSVLILDEPTNGIDAKHVSEFYETLEQLKQEGVTIILVTHDIGVVVDTATQVACLNKHLHFHGSAKEFKSLDQVEISKIYGYPIKFVDHQHERECCN; from the coding sequence ATGACAACTCCTGTTTTTGAATTAAAAAACATCAATTACCATTTTGGTACAAAACAAGTATTAGAAAACATTAATATTAAAATTTATAAAGGTGACTTCTTAGCGATTGTAGGACCAAATGGCGCAGGTAAATCTACATTACTTAAAGTAATGCTTGGATTATTGCCTCTACAAACAGGCGAGATGTACATAGATGGTATTAAATATCAAAGAAAAGCTTCTGATTTAAAAATCAGTTATGTTTCTCAAAAAGCTTCTGCTTTTAACGCTGGATTCCCAGCTAGTGTTAAAGAGGTAGTTCTAAGTGGTCTAACTAAAAAAAAGCACTTATTTCAATGGTTTAATAAGAAAGATGTGCAGAAGGTCAAAGATATATTGAAACGCTTGAACATCGAATTTCTGCTTCATAAAAATATCGCTGAATTATCAGGGGGACAGCAGCAGCGTGTGTTAATTGCCCGTGCGCTTATTTCAAATCCGTCTGTCCTCATACTAGATGAACCGACTAATGGCATCGATGCAAAGCATGTAAGTGAGTTTTATGAAACTTTAGAACAATTGAAGCAAGAGGGTGTAACCATAATTTTAGTTACACATGATATCGGAGTTGTGGTTGATACAGCGACACAAGTTGCATGTTTAAATAAACATTTACATTTCCACGGTTCTGCAAAAGAATTTAAATCATTAGATCAAGTTGAGATTTCTAAGATTTATGGCTATCCTATTAAATTTGTGGACCATCAACACGAAAGGGAGTGCTGTAACTAA
- a CDS encoding metal ABC transporter permease has protein sequence MIDALLNFDFMRYSLISGILIGFIAPFIGAFIVVRRLSLIADALSHVTLGGISFGMLLTTLSPIFASINPMWGGILFAVVGALLIEKLRTSYKNYQEIAIPIIMSAGIGLSAIFISLADGFNQELVGLLFGSISAVSLSDMVTVLVIAIIVMVFIFSFYKELFILSFDEEYSRVIGIPKWIQFLFIIIVAMVVSASMRVVGILLVSALMTLPVAIAMRITKGFKQLIILSIILGELSVIGGLIIAFYLNLSPGGVIVVLLVLILVATMLIQTLRVKVKKGVN, from the coding sequence ATGATTGATGCATTATTAAACTTTGATTTTATGAGGTACTCTCTTATCAGTGGGATACTTATCGGGTTTATCGCACCCTTTATAGGCGCCTTTATTGTGGTTCGTAGATTATCGCTAATTGCGGACGCCTTAAGTCACGTAACTTTAGGCGGTATCTCATTCGGAATGCTGCTTACCACTCTGTCACCGATTTTTGCTTCTATCAACCCTATGTGGGGTGGTATACTTTTTGCAGTAGTGGGCGCATTATTAATTGAAAAATTGCGTACTTCTTATAAAAATTACCAAGAAATCGCTATACCAATTATTATGAGTGCAGGTATAGGTTTGAGTGCAATCTTCATATCCTTAGCAGATGGATTTAATCAAGAATTGGTAGGCTTGCTATTTGGTTCTATCAGTGCTGTTTCATTAAGTGATATGGTCACAGTACTTGTCATAGCTATTATCGTAATGGTGTTTATTTTCTCATTTTATAAAGAATTATTTATTCTTTCTTTTGATGAAGAATATAGCAGAGTTATCGGTATTCCGAAATGGATACAGTTCTTATTTATAATCATAGTTGCAATGGTCGTTTCAGCATCTATGCGTGTAGTAGGGATACTCTTAGTAAGTGCGCTCATGACACTTCCTGTTGCAATTGCTATGAGAATTACTAAAGGATTTAAGCAACTTATTATATTAAGTATTATATTAGGTGAACTTTCGGTAATCGGCGGCCTAATAATCGCTTTTTATCTCAACTTATCGCCAGGTGGTGTCATTGTAGTCTTATTAGTATTGATATTAGTAGCTACAATGTTAATTCAAACATTGCGTGTGAAAGTTAAAAAAGGAGTTAATTAG
- a CDS encoding Fur family transcriptional regulator, translating to MNTTDAIKILKDEGHKYTDKRKMIIDIFVHEDKYISAKAIQQRMDSKFPGISFDTIYRNLYLFKDLGIIENTELDGEMKFRIACAHHHHHHFICEVCGETKIIDYCPMEEIQAQLPGVLIHTHKLEVYGICENCQ from the coding sequence ATGAATACGACTGACGCTATTAAAATTTTAAAAGACGAAGGTCATAAATACACAGATAAACGAAAAATGATTATTGATATATTTGTACATGAAGATAAGTATATAAGTGCAAAAGCCATTCAACAACGCATGGATTCAAAATTTCCAGGTATTTCATTCGATACAATTTATAGAAATCTTTATTTATTTAAAGATCTTGGGATTATTGAAAATACAGAGCTAGATGGTGAAATGAAATTCCGTATCGCATGTGCGCATCATCACCATCATCACTTTATTTGTGAAGTATGCGGCGAAACTAAAATTATTGATTATTGTCCGATGGAAGAAATTCAAGCACAATTGCCAGGGGTTTTAATACACACCCATAAATTAGAAGTATATGGCATTTGCGAAAACTGCCAATAA
- a CDS encoding superoxide dismutase: protein MAFELPNLPYEFDALEPYIDKETMEIHHDKHHNTYVTKLNAAIEGTDLENKSIEEIVANLDSVPSDIQTAVRNNGGGHLNHSLFWQLLTPNSEEKGTVIDKIKEEWGSLDKFKDEFAKKAAGQFGSGWAWLVVDKNGKLEIVSTPNQDNPITEGKTPILGLDVWEHAYYLKYQNKRPDYIDAFWNVVNWNKVDELYEAATK from the coding sequence ATGGCTTTTGAATTACCAAATTTACCATACGAGTTTGATGCATTGGAACCATATATCGACAAAGAAACAATGGAAATCCATCATGACAAACACCATAACACTTATGTAACAAAATTAAATGCAGCAATCGAAGGTACTGATTTAGAAAATAAATCAATCGAAGAAATCGTTGCTAATTTAGACAGCGTACCATCAGACATCCAAACTGCAGTTCGTAATAATGGTGGGGGACACTTAAACCACTCATTATTCTGGCAACTTCTTACACCTAATTCTGAAGAAAAAGGTACTGTAATTGATAAAATTAAAGAAGAATGGGGCTCTTTAGATAAATTCAAAGATGAATTTGCTAAAAAAGCTGCTGGACAATTTGGTTCAGGTTGGGCATGGCTAGTTGTAGATAAAAACGGTAAATTAGAAATCGTTTCTACACCAAACCAAGACAACCCTATTACAGAAGGCAAAACTCCTATTTTAGGCTTAGATGTTTGGGAACATGCTTACTACCTTAAATATCAAAATAAACGTCCAGATTATATTGATGCATTCTGGAATGTTGTTAACTGGAATAAAGTTGACGAACTTTATGAAGCTGCAACAAAATAA